Proteins encoded together in one Planctopirus ephydatiae window:
- a CDS encoding sugar phosphate isomerase/epimerase family protein, producing MSRLGLINSAWGQAGRETVWGLQKTKEIGFDTVDLLVDPLDLPVTEKRAIQRELDRLELPLVSICCVSAGLIDPFPSVRTFHLDRAVRHLDLVYELGGENLLLVLGEYIWNREVIPPEEQWQSAVEACQALGAYAGELGLKIALELEPFHLSLLNSVDAMDRFLNDVGEPAVGANIDISHLCLANVPAEELKKLKGRAFHVHISDCDGKIHGDLPPGRGVVQFAPYLEAIREMEIPGAISIELEYSPDPDAIEAWVNEAYQSTRKLLQQSGLS from the coding sequence ATGTCACGTTTAGGTTTGATCAATTCTGCCTGGGGACAGGCTGGCCGCGAAACCGTCTGGGGTCTCCAGAAAACAAAAGAAATCGGTTTTGACACGGTCGATCTGCTCGTCGATCCCCTCGACCTGCCCGTCACTGAAAAGCGTGCGATCCAGCGGGAACTCGATCGACTTGAACTGCCACTGGTCTCCATCTGCTGTGTTTCAGCAGGCCTGATCGATCCTTTCCCCAGCGTCCGCACGTTTCACCTCGACCGGGCCGTTCGACATCTCGACCTCGTGTACGAACTGGGAGGCGAAAATCTGCTGCTGGTTCTGGGCGAATACATCTGGAACCGCGAAGTCATTCCCCCCGAAGAACAGTGGCAGAGTGCTGTCGAAGCCTGCCAGGCTCTGGGAGCTTATGCCGGTGAACTCGGCCTGAAAATCGCCCTCGAACTGGAACCCTTCCACCTCTCGCTGCTCAATAGCGTCGATGCCATGGATCGCTTTTTGAACGACGTGGGCGAGCCAGCCGTCGGTGCCAACATCGACATTTCGCATCTCTGTCTGGCCAACGTCCCCGCCGAAGAACTCAAAAAACTTAAGGGCCGGGCGTTCCACGTCCACATCAGCGACTGCGACGGAAAAATTCATGGAGATCTTCCGCCAGGTCGCGGCGTCGTGCAGTTCGCTCCTTACTTGGAAGCCATTCGCGAGATGGAAATCCCCGGTGCCATTTCCATTGAACTCGAATACAGCCCTGACCCCGATGCGATTGAAGCCTGGGTCAATGAGGCCTATCAATCGACCAGAAAACTCCTGCAGCAATCCGGCCTGTCGTGA
- a CDS encoding TspO/MBR family protein, translated as MSGLSRAEVNLSQEISQPSPATSMLRFAVCAIVVFAAAGYASSFTPGPWYLTLQSPVGTPPNWIFPPVWSVLYALLAISFWWFWEQADAKPPTSKQIFRLGAAVFVVQLIANALWSQFFFGWHWMGLALINIVFLWLSILAMMLIFRRNSPLAANLLLPYLAWVGYATYLNAGFVYLNRE; from the coding sequence ATGTCCGGACTTTCCAGAGCTGAAGTGAATCTCTCACAGGAAATTTCACAGCCCAGTCCTGCCACATCGATGCTGCGGTTCGCTGTCTGTGCGATCGTGGTCTTTGCCGCTGCAGGTTATGCATCGAGCTTCACACCTGGCCCGTGGTATCTCACATTGCAATCCCCGGTAGGCACGCCACCGAACTGGATCTTTCCTCCTGTGTGGTCAGTGCTGTATGCACTACTGGCCATTTCCTTCTGGTGGTTTTGGGAACAGGCTGATGCAAAGCCACCCACTTCCAAACAGATTTTTCGACTTGGTGCGGCGGTCTTTGTGGTACAACTGATTGCGAATGCGTTGTGGAGCCAGTTCTTTTTTGGCTGGCACTGGATGGGTCTGGCACTGATCAATATTGTGTTCTTATGGCTCTCGATTCTGGCCATGATGCTGATCTTTCGCCGAAATTCTCCTCTGGCTGCAAACTTATTGCTGCCCTATCTGGCATGGGTGGGATATGCGACTTATCTGAATGCCGGATTTGTGTATCTGAATCGTGAATGA
- a CDS encoding class I SAM-dependent methyltransferase yields the protein MRLLSLWSVGLMMLFAAAGPLAMANEPPVALEPATRYSFREDHDPNGTGKFYMGREIALVMSFHGAPWLERPEREEEERLSKLVQLLDLKPGQVAADIGAGSGVITMMMADQVGPKGKVLAVDIQQEMLDLLADKLNRRNLLNVDLVLGTEKSPKIAPGTLDLALMVDVYHELEFPYEMMKEMAASLKPGGRLVFVEYRREDPEVPIKLIHKMSEAQVRKEAEQPEFGLKWKATHKDLPRQHVIVFEKSAQK from the coding sequence TTGCGACTGCTGTCCTTGTGGTCTGTGGGTTTGATGATGCTCTTCGCTGCTGCTGGGCCGCTGGCAATGGCGAATGAGCCGCCCGTCGCACTTGAACCAGCAACTCGCTACAGCTTTCGCGAAGATCATGACCCGAATGGTACCGGCAAGTTTTACATGGGGCGTGAGATTGCTCTGGTGATGAGTTTTCATGGTGCACCCTGGCTGGAACGACCCGAGCGCGAAGAAGAAGAGCGGCTTTCGAAACTGGTGCAATTGCTGGATCTAAAGCCCGGGCAGGTGGCGGCTGATATTGGTGCCGGTTCGGGCGTGATCACGATGATGATGGCGGATCAAGTCGGGCCCAAGGGGAAGGTGCTCGCTGTGGATATTCAGCAGGAAATGCTCGACCTGCTGGCCGATAAACTGAACCGCCGCAATCTGCTCAATGTCGATCTGGTGCTGGGGACAGAGAAATCACCGAAAATCGCACCCGGCACACTCGATCTGGCATTAATGGTGGACGTTTATCACGAGCTGGAGTTTCCTTACGAGATGATGAAGGAGATGGCAGCCTCACTCAAACCTGGTGGTCGATTAGTCTTTGTCGAGTACCGCCGGGAAGATCCGGAAGTCCCGATCAAGCTGATTCACAAGATGTCTGAAGCACAGGTTCGCAAAGAGGCGGAGCAACCTGAGTTTGGCCTCAAATGGAAGGCGACTCATAAAGACCTGCCCCGGCAGCATGTCATTGTCTTTGAGAAATCCGCCCAGAAATAG
- a CDS encoding HEAT repeat domain-containing protein, whose product MTQLDRFDGMTVDELRDRMKTTTTPETRFRAMVGLCALLDQEAAHADLLEAMGDADASLVAYACKQVARRSSVFSEEQAAELKGRLEACLQHDDPDVKFEAARAWVHFPFDARVVHRLLHELLNDPETQPLMLGPVLKTFAKAHGPVDQLEVSFKLLAHHEKEDLREAVAESIGLLGSEGRPFASILLKLLDDEDPFVRERAAHSLALIGSQAAEIVEALKAATQDEDEGCAEEARKSLEQLLK is encoded by the coding sequence ATGACACAACTGGATCGATTTGACGGCATGACGGTTGATGAGCTTCGAGACCGGATGAAGACAACGACAACTCCTGAGACGAGGTTTCGGGCCATGGTCGGGTTGTGTGCACTGCTAGATCAGGAAGCAGCCCATGCAGATCTGCTCGAGGCGATGGGGGATGCTGACGCTTCACTGGTGGCTTACGCCTGTAAGCAGGTCGCTCGCAGATCAAGTGTGTTTTCTGAGGAGCAGGCAGCAGAACTGAAGGGGCGACTGGAAGCATGCCTCCAGCACGACGATCCGGACGTCAAGTTTGAAGCGGCCAGGGCGTGGGTTCACTTTCCCTTTGATGCACGCGTTGTGCATCGGCTACTGCATGAGTTGTTAAATGATCCGGAAACACAGCCCCTCATGCTGGGCCCGGTTTTGAAGACTTTTGCCAAGGCCCACGGGCCTGTCGATCAACTGGAAGTCTCTTTCAAGCTGCTGGCCCATCATGAAAAGGAAGATCTTCGAGAAGCAGTTGCGGAATCGATTGGCTTATTGGGCTCGGAAGGCAGGCCGTTTGCCAGCATTCTGTTGAAGCTGCTGGACGATGAAGATCCTTTTGTGCGCGAGCGTGCGGCTCATAGCCTCGCTTTGATTGGCTCGCAAGCGGCAGAAATTGTGGAGGCGCTGAAAGCCGCGACTCAGGATGAAGATGAAGGCTGTGCGGAAGAAGCCAGGAAATCCTTGGAACAATTGCTGAAGTAA